One region of Limnospira fusiformis SAG 85.79 genomic DNA includes:
- a CDS encoding nucleotidyltransferase domain-containing protein, translating into MQNPHLPLVIQRVKEGLMNYYQDQIEAIILYGSQARGDAQEYSDIDFLIILKVLEHPFQEIDKTTEFITQICLDYDVVISWQFITSERFKTQDSPFIYNVKKEGIFV; encoded by the coding sequence CGAGTTAAAGAAGGTCTGATGAATTATTATCAAGACCAGATAGAAGCGATTATTTTATATGGGTCTCAAGCGCGAGGAGATGCCCAAGAGTATTCGGATATTGACTTTTTGATTATTTTGAAGGTTTTGGAACATCCTTTTCAGGAAATTGATAAAACAACGGAGTTTATCACCCAAATTTGCTTAGATTATGATGTGGTGATATCGTGGCAGTTTATTACTTCAGAAAGGTTCAAAACTCAGGATTCTCCTTTTATTTATAATGTCAAAAAAGAGGGGATTTTTGTATAA